In Flavobacterium cerinum, one genomic interval encodes:
- the porU gene encoding type IX secretion system sortase PorU, with protein MKKYILFVFLFVSLLSFAQQKEHIVIEWKPAAGIQFETVNYMVPQFNADNFEFNADLKSIRYKKAFAVSGQIDVKSLKISNVVYETISQNDLKDLSVTALPDKLNEKLEFVIAREDYKAMLVFSPIIKVGGGYKRVVSLDAEFTTGAAARLSAENFNVNAVSNSVLASGDFYRFYVDRSGVYKISRSFLQQLGMNVNVDPRNIKIYGNGGRMLPLLNSTPYPDDLEENAIQVIGENDGDFGEYDYIIFYAEGPEGWNKESLTNVNLYSDRSHYYITTKGGAGKRINTNVQPTGAPTVSYNQFDDYQFHEVDKVNIGRLGRKWFGEMFAIENEQTFKFQIPNIVTTVPVKIRVNAASASYGSSSLKVNVNEQSVGTIPFASLSPDVHVAAYESLLENTFTATSGEIAVKLTYDNGGVPSSNGYLDYIALESQRQLSGYGKQFLFYRNDAANNIGVAEYVLSNAVGVGQVWDVTDIYNVTKFENQGQATFSFKANLGEVRKYVAVDYNDLYSPLNDGAGRIPNQDLKGTIFKNQQGEFQDVDYLIITPAALNGQAERLANFHRNNSGLNTKVVNLENIYHEFSSGKQDVAAIRNFIKYVYWNASTPTKRVRYINMFGDASFDYKNRIPNNTNIVPVFHGLNPNDPKINNSQNFSAYATFMSDDFYVLMDPNEGPMTTTSGLDIAVGRMLVSSNQQAAEMVNKVLEYHDERSYGRWRNNYVLISDDADNPTDATLQFDLDKLGDELYREKPFVNVKKIHTDSYLQEVAAGGERYPKARLDILEAFAQGALAVNYFGHGGEDGLAAERIFDKTDAQNLTNRFRYPLFITITCEFTRFDNPYRPTGGEYMYWNTAGGAVALVATTREIGITTGLNMNKSLSKYLYSFGSNNYDTMSEALRRTKNENLTDNRNVVFFIGDPAVKLAIPKPKIKLTKVNDVPLAQFNDALQALAYVKMTGEVTDENDNPLTSYNGDLAVQIFDKKISRSTLGNNGATNGNGLIIMNFKTLGETVFRGNASVTNGAFEFGFVMPKDIRIPVGNGRVSFYSKKRQILENQTGYDTLIKIGGINPNAAVDNTPPKVRLYMNDESFVSGGITNASPYLLAFLEDENGINTASGIGHDIIGILDGDETKPYVMNDYYETFPDDYTKGKLRFPFRNLAKGLHTLTFKAWDVYNNLVTAEIQFVVVGDEGLELDKVLNYPNPFVSYTEFWFTHNSPYEPLDVQVQIMTITGKVVKTINQSIMTEGFLSRDIKWDGRDDFGDRIGKGVYVYKLTVKSSVSNKRAEKYEKLVIL; from the coding sequence ATGAAAAAATATATACTCTTTGTCTTCTTGTTTGTCAGCCTGCTGTCTTTTGCGCAGCAGAAAGAGCATATTGTTATTGAGTGGAAACCGGCAGCCGGTATACAGTTTGAAACTGTTAATTATATGGTACCGCAATTTAATGCCGATAACTTTGAGTTTAACGCCGATTTAAAGAGTATTCGTTACAAGAAAGCTTTTGCTGTTTCCGGTCAGATTGATGTTAAATCACTAAAGATTTCCAATGTTGTGTATGAGACAATTTCTCAAAATGATTTGAAAGATCTTTCAGTAACAGCATTGCCGGATAAACTTAACGAAAAGTTAGAGTTCGTTATTGCTCGTGAAGATTATAAAGCGATGTTGGTTTTTTCTCCTATTATTAAGGTAGGAGGAGGATATAAAAGAGTAGTATCATTAGATGCAGAATTTACGACCGGTGCTGCTGCAAGATTGTCGGCTGAAAACTTTAATGTTAATGCGGTTTCGAATTCAGTATTGGCATCAGGTGATTTTTATCGTTTCTATGTAGACCGATCCGGGGTTTATAAAATATCCAGAAGCTTTTTGCAACAACTCGGAATGAATGTTAATGTTGATCCGAGAAATATTAAAATTTACGGTAACGGCGGTCGTATGTTGCCGTTGCTTAACAGTACGCCTTATCCGGATGATCTGGAGGAAAATGCTATTCAGGTGATCGGTGAGAATGACGGTGATTTCGGAGAATACGACTATATTATATTTTATGCCGAAGGCCCGGAAGGATGGAATAAGGAAAGTTTAACAAATGTGAATCTTTATTCGGATCGTTCACATTATTATATTACGACTAAAGGTGGTGCCGGGAAAAGAATTAATACGAATGTACAGCCTACAGGTGCGCCGACAGTAAGCTATAATCAGTTTGATGATTATCAGTTTCATGAAGTGGATAAAGTTAATATCGGACGTTTGGGACGTAAATGGTTCGGTGAAATGTTTGCAATTGAAAATGAACAAACATTTAAATTTCAGATACCGAATATTGTAACCACCGTACCGGTAAAAATAAGAGTGAACGCAGCTTCGGCTTCTTATGGAAGTTCGTCGTTGAAGGTAAATGTTAATGAACAAAGTGTAGGAACGATTCCGTTTGCTTCGTTGAGTCCGGATGTACATGTGGCGGCATATGAATCTTTATTGGAAAACACTTTTACTGCAACCAGCGGTGAAATTGCTGTTAAGCTTACGTATGATAACGGAGGGGTGCCTTCTTCAAACGGTTATCTGGATTATATTGCACTGGAATCACAACGGCAATTGTCGGGTTACGGAAAACAATTCCTGTTTTACCGGAATGATGCCGCTAATAATATAGGTGTAGCCGAATATGTGCTGTCAAATGCTGTTGGTGTCGGACAGGTTTGGGATGTGACGGATATTTATAATGTTACAAAATTTGAAAACCAGGGACAGGCTACATTTTCTTTTAAAGCGAATTTAGGTGAAGTACGAAAATATGTGGCAGTTGATTATAATGATTTGTATTCACCGTTAAATGACGGAGCGGGACGTATCCCGAATCAGGATTTAAAAGGAACTATATTTAAAAATCAACAAGGTGAATTTCAGGATGTGGATTACCTTATTATAACTCCGGCAGCTTTAAACGGACAGGCGGAACGACTAGCTAATTTTCATCGTAATAATTCCGGGTTAAATACAAAGGTGGTGAATCTTGAAAATATTTATCATGAATTCTCATCCGGAAAACAAGATGTAGCTGCTATTCGGAATTTTATTAAATATGTATACTGGAATGCGTCGACTCCGACAAAAAGAGTGCGCTATATAAATATGTTCGGAGATGCCTCGTTTGATTATAAAAACAGAATTCCGAATAACACGAATATCGTACCGGTTTTTCACGGACTTAATCCGAATGATCCGAAAATTAATAACTCACAAAACTTTTCGGCTTATGCAACTTTTATGTCGGATGACTTTTATGTGTTGATGGATCCGAATGAAGGTCCGATGACAACAACTTCAGGGTTGGATATTGCGGTTGGAAGAATGTTGGTGAGTTCCAATCAGCAGGCTGCTGAAATGGTAAATAAAGTATTAGAGTATCACGATGAAAGATCATACGGAAGATGGCGCAATAATTATGTGCTGATTTCGGATGATGCGGATAATCCAACCGATGCAACCTTGCAATTTGATTTGGATAAATTAGGAGATGAATTATATAGGGAGAAGCCTTTTGTAAATGTCAAGAAAATACATACCGATTCGTATTTACAAGAAGTGGCTGCCGGTGGGGAACGTTATCCGAAAGCAAGACTTGATATATTGGAAGCTTTTGCACAGGGAGCTTTGGCGGTGAATTATTTTGGACATGGTGGAGAAGATGGTTTGGCGGCTGAACGTATTTTTGATAAAACGGATGCGCAAAACCTGACAAATCGTTTCCGTTATCCGTTGTTTATTACGATTACCTGTGAATTTACCCGTTTTGATAATCCGTATCGTCCTACTGGTGGAGAATATATGTATTGGAATACGGCAGGTGGAGCAGTTGCTTTGGTGGCAACAACAAGGGAAATCGGAATTACAACCGGATTAAACATGAATAAATCATTAAGTAAATATTTGTATTCTTTCGGTTCGAATAACTACGATACAATGTCGGAAGCTTTGCGTAGAACTAAAAATGAAAATCTTACCGATAATAGAAATGTGGTTTTCTTTATTGGTGATCCGGCGGTAAAACTGGCGATACCGAAACCGAAAATCAAGTTGACAAAAGTGAATGATGTGCCGTTGGCGCAATTTAATGATGCGTTACAGGCATTGGCTTATGTGAAAATGACCGGAGAGGTGACGGATGAAAATGATAACCCGCTGACATCGTATAACGGAGATCTGGCGGTTCAGATTTTTGATAAGAAAATTTCCAGAAGTACGTTAGGAAATAATGGTGCTACAAATGGTAATGGTCTTATCATTATGAATTTTAAAACGCTGGGTGAAACGGTTTTTAGAGGAAATGCTTCGGTAACAAACGGTGCTTTTGAATTTGGTTTTGTAATGCCGAAAGATATCCGGATTCCGGTTGGAAACGGAAGAGTGAGTTTTTATTCCAAAAAAAGACAGATATTAGAAAATCAAACGGGTTATGATACGTTAATTAAAATAGGAGGGATTAATCCGAACGCGGCTGTAGATAATACACCGCCGAAAGTGCGATTGTATATGAATGATGAATCGTTTGTTTCAGGTGGTATTACGAATGCGTCACCGTATTTGTTGGCTTTCCTGGAAGATGAAAACGGAATTAATACCGCCAGTGGAATCGGACATGATATTATCGGTATTTTGGATGGTGATGAAACGAAGCCGTATGTAATGAATGATTATTATGAGACGTTTCCGGATGATTATACAAAAGGAAAGCTCCGGTTTCCGTTCCGTAATCTGGCAAAAGGATTGCATACGCTGACGTTTAAAGCCTGGGATGTATATAATAATCTGGTGACGGCCGAAATACAGTTTGTGGTAGTAGGAGATGAAGGGCTGGAGCTGGATAAAGTGTTAAATTATCCTAATCCTTTTGTAAGTTATACTGAATTTTGGTTTACACATAACAGTCCGTATGAGCCGTTGGATGTACAGGTGCAAATCATGACAATTACCGGAAAAGTAGTGAAAACAATTAACCAATCTATTATGACTGAGGGATTTCTGTCACGTGATATCAAGTGGGACGGAAGGGATGATTTCGGAGACAGGATCGGAAAAGGAGTATACGTATATAAACTAACGGTTAAATCTTCCGTTTCAAATAAAAGGGCCGAAAAGTACGAAAAACTTGTAATCCTTTAA
- the porV gene encoding type IX secretion system outer membrane channel protein PorV translates to MRKIAILSLCLFAGATQWMQAQDRVITTGVPFLMIAADARAAGMGDIGVSSSSDAYSQQYNPAKYAFALTKQGFSVSYTPYLTSIANDISLGQITYFNKINERSAFAGSLRYFGLGDIQLTDALGNQLNTVSPNEFALDASYSLKLSEQFAMAVAGRYIRSNLKINDGTNDASAANTFAVDVAGFYQSEEMAFSDFDGRWRAGFNFQNMGPKISYDNDDLSSNFLPANLKLGAGFDFILDEYNKVSVMGEVNKLLVPTPPNPDLNGDGIVTADERNTAISDYRKTGWVSGMFKSFGDAPDGISEELKEFTWALGAEYMYQNSFALRAGYFNESELKGARKYFTMGAGFKYSVVKVDVSYLFSTSKVRNPLENTLRFSLTFNFGDSYDEY, encoded by the coding sequence ATGAGAAAAATTGCAATATTATCGTTGTGCTTATTTGCAGGCGCAACACAATGGATGCAAGCGCAAGATAGAGTTATTACTACCGGAGTTCCTTTCTTAATGATTGCTGCCGATGCTAGAGCGGCGGGTATGGGAGATATCGGAGTATCGAGTTCTTCTGATGCTTATTCGCAACAATACAACCCGGCTAAATACGCTTTCGCCTTGACGAAACAAGGGTTTTCTGTGAGTTATACCCCATATCTTACATCAATTGCCAATGATATTTCATTAGGTCAGATTACCTACTTTAATAAAATAAACGAACGTAGTGCCTTTGCCGGTAGCTTACGCTATTTCGGATTAGGTGATATTCAGTTAACCGATGCATTGGGTAACCAGTTAAATACGGTTAGCCCGAACGAATTTGCATTGGATGCGTCTTACTCATTGAAGTTGAGCGAGCAGTTTGCAATGGCGGTTGCCGGACGTTATATCCGTTCTAACCTGAAAATTAATGACGGAACTAACGATGCTTCTGCTGCTAATACATTTGCAGTTGACGTAGCCGGTTTCTATCAGTCGGAAGAAATGGCTTTTTCTGATTTTGACGGACGTTGGAGAGCTGGTTTTAACTTTCAGAACATGGGGCCGAAAATCAGTTATGATAACGACGATTTAAGTAGTAACTTCCTTCCTGCTAATTTAAAACTGGGTGCCGGTTTTGATTTTATCTTGGATGAATACAATAAAGTATCCGTGATGGGAGAGGTGAATAAATTGTTAGTGCCGACACCACCAAACCCGGATTTAAACGGAGATGGTATTGTAACGGCTGACGAAAGAAATACCGCAATTTCAGATTACAGAAAAACAGGCTGGGTTTCCGGTATGTTTAAATCATTCGGTGATGCGCCTGACGGAATCAGCGAAGAGTTAAAAGAATTTACCTGGGCTTTAGGAGCAGAATATATGTATCAGAATTCATTCGCTTTACGTGCCGGGTATTTTAATGAAAGTGAATTAAAAGGAGCCCGTAAATATTTTACAATGGGAGCCGGATTTAAATATAGTGTTGTAAAAGTGGATGTATCCTATTTGTTCTCAACGTCAAAAGTGAGAAACCCGCTTGAAAATACATTGCGATTCTCTCTGACATTCAATTTCGGAGATTCGTATGATGAATATTAG
- the cdd gene encoding cytidine deaminase, translating to MKKIDVTTTFLVYDSEKELPEDVKPLMEQAVEIRKKAYAPYSRFKVGAAILLDNGKVVVGSNQENAAYPSGLCAERVAIFQAGALYPDAQIVKIAISATSEDKPVESPIPPCGACRQSIAEYEFKQEKPIELYFMGEIGEVYKSESLQNILPFHFDKKFL from the coding sequence ATGAAGAAAATAGATGTAACTACTACGTTTTTGGTTTATGATTCCGAAAAAGAACTACCGGAAGATGTAAAGCCATTAATGGAGCAGGCAGTGGAGATTAGAAAAAAAGCATATGCGCCTTATTCAAGATTTAAAGTAGGAGCCGCAATTTTATTGGATAACGGAAAAGTGGTTGTCGGTTCAAATCAGGAAAATGCAGCTTATCCGTCAGGACTTTGTGCGGAAAGAGTAGCCATTTTTCAAGCCGGGGCATTGTATCCGGATGCTCAGATAGTAAAAATTGCTATTTCGGCAACTTCCGAAGATAAACCGGTTGAATCGCCGATACCACCTTGTGGTGCATGCCGCCAGTCGATAGCAGAATATGAATTCAAACAGGAAAAACCGATTGAACTCTATTTTATGGGAGAAATCGGAGAGGTATATAAATCAGAATCCCTGCAAAATATATTGCCGTTCCACTTTGATAAAAAATTCCTGTAG
- the pdhA gene encoding pyruvate dehydrogenase (acetyl-transferring) E1 component subunit alpha gives MKEITKEVYLKWYEDMQFWRKFEDKLAALYIQQKVRGFLHLYNGQEAVLAGALHAMDLSKDKMITAYRNHVQPIGMGVDPRRVMAELLGKATGTSKGLGGSMHIFSKEHGFYGGHGIVGAQIPVGAGIAFADKYFGTGGVTLTYFGDGAARQGSLHEAFNMAMLWKLPVVFIVENNGYAMGTSVERTANHTDIWKLGLGYEMPCGPVDGMNPVKVAEAMSEAIERARRGDGPTFIEMKTYRYRGHSMSDAQHYRTKEEVEEYKKIDPITQVLDIIKENNYATEAEIEAIDQRVKDLVEECEKFAEESPYPDLSVMYDVVYEQENYPFLPHKL, from the coding sequence ATGAAAGAAATCACAAAAGAAGTTTACCTTAAATGGTATGAAGACATGCAGTTCTGGAGAAAGTTCGAAGACAAACTGGCTGCATTATATATACAACAAAAAGTTAGAGGTTTTTTGCATTTGTATAACGGACAGGAAGCTGTTTTAGCAGGTGCGCTTCATGCAATGGACCTAAGCAAAGACAAAATGATTACAGCTTACCGTAACCACGTTCAGCCAATCGGAATGGGAGTTGACCCAAGAAGAGTTATGGCCGAATTGTTAGGAAAAGCGACAGGAACATCTAAAGGATTAGGTGGTTCAATGCACATCTTCTCTAAAGAACACGGATTTTATGGTGGACACGGTATCGTTGGGGCGCAAATCCCGGTAGGTGCAGGTATTGCTTTTGCTGATAAATATTTCGGAACCGGTGGCGTTACATTAACGTATTTCGGAGACGGAGCTGCTCGTCAGGGATCACTTCACGAAGCATTCAACATGGCCATGTTATGGAAACTTCCTGTAGTATTTATTGTTGAAAACAACGGATACGCAATGGGAACTTCTGTAGAAAGAACAGCAAATCATACCGATATCTGGAAATTAGGTTTAGGATATGAAATGCCATGCGGACCGGTAGACGGAATGAATCCGGTAAAAGTAGCGGAAGCGATGTCTGAAGCGATCGAAAGAGCCAGAAGAGGTGACGGACCGACTTTCATTGAAATGAAAACGTACCGTTACAGAGGACACTCAATGTCCGATGCACAACATTATCGTACTAAAGAAGAGGTGGAAGAATACAAAAAAATCGACCCGATTACTCAGGTATTAGATATCATTAAAGAAAATAACTACGCTACGGAAGCTGAAATCGAAGCAATTGATCAACGAGTGAAAGACCTGGTTGAAGAATGTGAGAAATTCGCGGAAGAATCGCCGTATCCGGATTTAAGCGTAATGTATGATGTAGTATACGAACAAGAGAATTACCCATTTTTACCACATAAATTATAA
- a CDS encoding pyruvate dehydrogenase complex dihydrolipoamide acetyltransferase, translated as MAVVVTMPRLSDTMTEGVVATWLKKVGDVVKEGDILAEIETDKATMEFESFNSGTLLHIGIQEGESAPVDALLAIIGAPGEDISALLNGDHSAVAAPKEEATSKTEEVKTETKTPTAEIPAGVKVVTMPRLSDTMTDGTVATWLKKIGDAISEGDILAEIETDKATMEFESFNSGTLLYIGVQEGQSAPVDSILAIIGPAGTDVSAIAANYTAGGASEAVTETKTETKEATAAPVATQSTADNGRVFASPLAKKIAQEKGVDLTQVKGTGENGRIVKKDVENYTPQAAAPVQPQKAAESATVAAAPQVKPFVPAGETYVEEVKNSQMRKTIARRLAESKFTAPHYYLTIEVAMDNAMASREMINGLPDTKVSFNDMVIKACAMALKKHPQVNSQWKDDVTVINHHVNIGVAVAVEDGLVVPVLRFADQMTLSQIGGNVKDVAGRARNKKLQPNEMEGSTFTVSNLGMFGITEFTSIINQPNSAILSVGAIVEKPVVRNGQIVVGNTMKVTLACDHRTVDGATGAQFLQTLRQYLENPVTMLA; from the coding sequence ATGGCAGTAGTTGTTACCATGCCCCGTCTAAGTGACACCATGACTGAAGGTGTTGTGGCGACTTGGTTAAAGAAAGTAGGAGATGTTGTTAAAGAAGGCGATATTCTTGCAGAAATTGAAACAGATAAAGCAACAATGGAGTTCGAATCGTTTAATTCGGGAACCTTATTGCACATTGGAATACAAGAAGGAGAATCGGCTCCGGTAGACGCTTTGTTAGCAATTATCGGTGCGCCGGGTGAAGATATCTCTGCTTTATTAAACGGAGATCACAGTGCAGTTGCTGCTCCGAAAGAAGAAGCGACTTCTAAAACAGAAGAGGTAAAAACAGAAACAAAAACACCAACGGCTGAAATTCCGGCTGGTGTAAAAGTAGTTACTATGCCGCGTCTAAGTGATACGATGACTGACGGAACGGTAGCAACCTGGTTGAAAAAAATCGGTGATGCGATTTCAGAAGGCGATATTCTGGCTGAAATTGAAACCGATAAAGCAACAATGGAATTCGAATCCTTTAACTCCGGTACACTTTTATATATCGGTGTACAGGAAGGACAATCAGCTCCGGTTGATAGTATTCTTGCCATTATCGGACCTGCCGGTACTGATGTAAGTGCTATTGCAGCAAATTATACTGCCGGCGGTGCTTCGGAAGCAGTAACGGAAACGAAAACAGAAACAAAAGAAGCTACGGCTGCACCGGTTGCAACGCAATCAACAGCTGATAACGGACGCGTTTTTGCTTCACCGTTGGCTAAGAAAATCGCTCAGGAAAAAGGAGTAGATCTTACACAGGTAAAAGGAACCGGTGAAAACGGTCGTATTGTTAAAAAAGACGTAGAAAATTATACACCTCAGGCTGCTGCTCCGGTACAACCGCAAAAAGCAGCAGAGTCAGCTACTGTAGCTGCTGCACCTCAGGTGAAACCATTTGTACCGGCTGGTGAAACTTACGTGGAAGAAGTGAAAAACTCGCAGATGCGTAAAACGATTGCCCGTAGATTAGCGGAATCGAAGTTTACTGCACCACACTACTATCTTACTATTGAAGTAGCAATGGACAATGCAATGGCTTCCCGTGAAATGATTAACGGATTGCCGGATACAAAAGTATCATTCAATGATATGGTGATTAAAGCATGTGCGATGGCATTGAAAAAACATCCGCAGGTAAACTCACAATGGAAAGATGATGTAACAGTGATCAATCATCATGTGAACATCGGTGTTGCCGTAGCCGTTGAAGACGGATTAGTAGTGCCGGTATTGCGTTTTGCGGATCAGATGACATTGTCTCAGATCGGAGGAAATGTAAAAGATGTAGCCGGAAGAGCCCGAAACAAAAAATTACAACCTAACGAAATGGAAGGAAGTACGTTTACCGTTTCGAATCTGGGAATGTTCGGAATCACCGAATTTACATCGATTATCAATCAACCGAATTCAGCAATTTTATCTGTAGGTGCAATTGTTGAAAAACCGGTAGTAAGAAACGGTCAGATCGTGGTAGGGAATACAATGAAAGTAACTCTGGCATGTGATCACAGAACTGTAGATGGGGCGACAGGAGCTCAATTCTTGCAAACATTAAGACAATATCTGGAAAATCCGGTAACAATGCTGGCTTAA
- a CDS encoding M28 family peptidase — protein sequence MRKTLYLLPFLLLACATSNTKNNGKEASTTALPYEVKQQDVVNTLQYLSSDELEGRDSGSKGIEKAAVYLENLLKENKIKPYFKTYRDTLGNYHKPAFNIVGVIEGNDPKLKNEFVIIGAHYDHIGRVSTAVNGDDIANGANDNASGTTVMSEVAKYFAKNKTNKRSILVVFFSGEEKGLLGSYHLAKKLKGQNFNLYTMLNFEMLGVPMKREFSSYITGFGKSNMSEKINEYTNKKTVGFLEIELQYRLFMASDNYPFFVEFNVPAQTVCTFDFENYSYYHHPLDEFKLMDTAHMKAYAEEIIPAVLGMTNSKGHEIKLN from the coding sequence ATGAGAAAAACACTTTATCTGCTGCCGTTTCTATTATTGGCATGTGCAACTTCAAATACAAAAAATAACGGAAAAGAAGCGTCAACAACTGCTTTGCCATATGAAGTGAAACAACAAGATGTTGTCAATACATTACAATACTTGTCGTCAGATGAATTAGAAGGGCGCGATAGCGGAAGTAAAGGAATCGAAAAAGCAGCGGTTTATCTGGAAAACCTGTTGAAAGAAAATAAAATCAAACCCTATTTTAAAACCTATCGTGATACTTTAGGGAATTACCATAAACCGGCTTTTAATATCGTTGGCGTAATCGAGGGGAATGATCCGAAACTTAAAAATGAATTTGTTATTATCGGAGCACATTATGATCATATTGGAAGAGTTTCTACAGCTGTAAATGGCGATGATATTGCTAACGGAGCTAATGATAATGCTTCCGGAACAACAGTGATGTCGGAAGTCGCGAAATATTTTGCAAAAAACAAAACCAATAAAAGAAGTATACTTGTAGTGTTCTTTTCTGGAGAAGAAAAAGGGTTATTAGGTTCCTATCATTTAGCTAAAAAACTAAAAGGGCAAAACTTTAATCTGTATACGATGCTAAACTTTGAAATGTTGGGCGTGCCGATGAAAAGAGAGTTTTCTTCTTATATAACCGGATTCGGAAAATCCAATATGTCGGAAAAAATCAATGAATACACAAACAAAAAAACGGTTGGATTTTTAGAAATTGAATTGCAATACCGCTTGTTCATGGCGTCTGATAATTATCCGTTTTTTGTAGAATTTAATGTACCGGCACAAACGGTATGTACGTTTGACTTTGAAAATTATTCGTATTACCACCATCCGTTAGACGAATTTAAATTGATGGATACGGCACATATGAAGGCCTATGCCGAAGAAATTATTCCGGCTGTATTGGGAATGACAAATTCAAAAGGACATGAAATTAAACTAAATTAA
- a CDS encoding SDR family NAD(P)-dependent oxidoreductase → MKNIIITGTSRGIGYELALGYAEAGHQVLALSRKQPQALLENENISCLSIDLSVESDLEKVRQFIETTWKKVDIIIHNAGALLLKPFGEISASEFENIYKVNVFGVANLTRICIPHMEKGSHVITISSMGGIQGSMKFAGLSAYSSSKGAVITLSELLAEEYKEKGISFNVLALGAVQTEMLQEAFPGYEAPVTAKEMAAYIADFAINGNKYYNGKVLQVSSTTP, encoded by the coding sequence ATGAAGAATATTATTATTACAGGAACCAGTCGGGGAATTGGGTATGAATTGGCTTTAGGATATGCAGAAGCGGGACACCAGGTATTGGCCTTGTCACGAAAACAACCACAAGCATTACTCGAAAATGAGAATATAAGTTGTTTAAGTATCGATTTGTCCGTTGAAAGTGACTTGGAAAAAGTGCGACAGTTTATCGAGACAACCTGGAAAAAAGTAGATATCATTATCCATAATGCCGGAGCGTTATTGCTAAAACCTTTTGGTGAAATTTCGGCTTCGGAGTTTGAAAATATTTATAAAGTAAATGTGTTTGGCGTAGCCAATCTTACTCGGATTTGTATTCCGCATATGGAAAAAGGAAGCCATGTGATAACGATTAGCAGTATGGGCGGAATACAGGGAAGTATGAAATTTGCAGGTCTTTCAGCCTATAGTTCCAGTAAAGGAGCTGTTATCACGCTATCGGAATTATTAGCAGAAGAATATAAAGAAAAAGGAATTTCGTTCAATGTACTGGCTTTAGGAGCGGTTCAGACCGAAATGTTGCAAGAAGCTTTTCCGGGGTATGAAGCACCGGTAACAGCAAAAGAAATGGCTGCGTATATAGCCGATTTTGCGATAAACGGAAATAAATATTATAACGGAAAAGTATTACAGGTTTCTTCAACAACGCCTTAA
- a CDS encoding SprT-like domain-containing protein produces the protein MKDKLAPYIPENALDAVFELIKLNRVHLKIVNERVTRHGDYRKHPDGYHQITVNASLNKYRFLMTLIHEIAHLVAFEKYGRNIKPHGDEWKLTFQRLMVPFLRPEIFPNQLLPLLARHFRNPKASSDTDSTLALALKQFDPANDKNYIFEIPYGSVFRIHNGRIFKKGAQRLKRFECMEVSSGKVYLFNPNAEVELLPR, from the coding sequence ATGAAAGATAAATTAGCACCGTATATACCGGAAAATGCGCTCGATGCGGTCTTTGAACTGATAAAACTCAATCGGGTACATCTGAAAATTGTTAATGAACGGGTAACCCGGCATGGTGATTACCGGAAACATCCGGACGGTTATCATCAGATCACAGTAAATGCCAGTCTGAATAAATACCGGTTTTTAATGACGCTGATTCATGAAATTGCCCATTTGGTCGCTTTTGAAAAATACGGGCGAAACATTAAACCGCATGGCGATGAATGGAAACTTACATTTCAAAGGTTAATGGTGCCGTTTTTACGCCCGGAGATTTTTCCGAATCAGTTATTGCCTTTGTTGGCACGTCATTTCAGAAACCCGAAAGCGAGTAGTGATACCGATTCAACTTTGGCATTAGCCTTAAAACAATTTGATCCTGCTAACGATAAAAATTATATATTTGAAATTCCATACGGAAGCGTTTTCCGGATTCATAATGGTCGGATTTTTAAAAAAGGAGCACAACGTCTCAAACGATTTGAATGTATGGAAGTAAGCTCAGGTAAGGTGTATTTGTTTAATCCCAATGCCGAAGTAGAATTGTTGCCAAGATAA